The Tachysurus fulvidraco isolate hzauxx_2018 chromosome 19, HZAU_PFXX_2.0, whole genome shotgun sequence genomic sequence agctgccaTGTTTTAGAAGTTGTCTTATTCTTAGGAATCTTCTAGCTTGGAagcttatttacatttttaaaacacattaaactttaacTCTTGAGATAAGGTATGAAATCATTTGCTTCATGTAAACAGTTGACAGACTTTAAGTTTAAGGTCAATTAAAATGACTAAGAAGCTTATACAAGCAGTTTTTACCTTTGTACAGCCTTTCAGTCCTTTTCTACAACCAGGAACCAGGCAGACCTGCTTGCACAGATGTTTCCCGCAGACAGTCTGGAGTACAAACTCCTTTTGAGGTACGTACAGAAGAAAATAGACAGTCATCCCACCCAAAGCAACAGTGTGGGAGAGGTGAAGGCTCCTACACATCCTCAGAAACaccataaaacacagaaaaataagaaGCGTAAATTTCTGAAGATCATAAGCTGCATTCGGCCAGAGAGGGAAGATGAAGATTGTGTGACTAGACCTCCTCACAGACAACCGGCAACTGCAGGTTCATGTGAGTGTCAGAATGCAACCCTGAGATCACTTATTAATGCTATGGCATATGTATTGTTAATTGAAAAAGTAACAATTCCTTTCTGTTTCTGGGATTACAATTATATACAGAGGCTGCAGCTTTATATTTGTAGGTCATGAGGTATTTTCCTTATAAACATGGCTCACTAATTAATTTCATTGTGTTCGTAACCGCAGCTGATTCAGACCAGGAAGAAGTTGAACAAATCGTCAACAAGTTGACTAAACTCACAGataaagttcattttaaatctACGGATATAGAAACTGATGGTGACGGTGAGTGTATGttcttattttttcacatatcctgTGCTAGTTATGCATACAGAGCTCATGTAAAAGTAGCTATATGACTTAGCAAGGTTTCTAATTCGTATTCTGTATCTACAGATCTTGTGGAGGAATTAGTGGAACTGCTTCGGGAACATGGAGATAAACTTAACGAGAAAGTAAGTCACATTCATTCCTTTCATTTTAATGATGCACTTGGAggttgtaaaaataaatcactagtGTAACAATATCTGGATAAAATGTTACATATGAATAAAATAGGATAGTTATTAGAGTGACAGGTGATTAGAGTGACAGGTTTTCAATGAACGAATTGAGTATTTTTCATCTTTGTTCATGGTTGAAAAGGTGGCcccataaacaaaaacagtgttGATATTTCATATTCTGTGTTATCGATGAGAAaatactttctttattttatatttatttatcaaggTGGAAAAAAGATCACTGTGAAATTGTACATTTTGAAGTAATTGCTTAATGTCTGTCCATAGATAAAAAAGGACCACATGCTTATGAAACAGCTGCAGGACTCTCTGTCATAcggtttctttaaaaaattggCCCGTAGCTTTATACACAGACTAAGTCCAGAGGAGCTTCCTGCTACACAGAGCCGAAAGCAAGCTGAGATCGCGATCACCTTTGAGCTGACCAGCCGCCTAAATGCCATGGACTCCCATCCTATGAACCGAGTGCTGGGCTTTGGTGCTACATACCTGCAGGACTACTTCACCCCCTGGGTCAACCAACAAGGCGGCTATGTAAGTACAATACAGTTGCTACCAAGCCATGCCTACTCATATTCTGTGTcttttgatttgtttgatttagATGCACATTCTTGTCATTAtttatgaaattttttttcccgtctcttttgttttctcttttcaggAAAAAGTTTTCAGCACAGACAGTGATGCTAAAGAGGAAGTCGAATAAACCTAGAAGACTTTGATCCACCCCACATTCACCAACACCCCTCCCCCCTCGAACTTCATTAGATTTAATTATTCTCAGGATCCAAGTCACTTGAATaagaaaagtattttattaaaaaaagttgaATGTTTACATATCCATGATACCAAAGCCTCTGTGAAATAGAAGTGTAGGTATGTGGTTTAacgatgttttttttgttaatttttataACTAATTAATTCAATGAGTAAGTTGATAAGTAATTTTGTGTTagatattttcatgtttttgtattataccTATGGTTGTATGCAGattgatttgtgtgtttatgagcagttatgttttgtctgtctgtatctcacAGATCTTATGCATGCAGATTTACAGGGTTTTGGGGAaatagtagattttttttctagtagAAAagctaaattttttttactcaaataaaggttttttttaaaaatcactcaAATAAATGTTGGACTGTGAAGATTTAACATTATGATCTTTTATGCTTTAAGAAATCTTTAGAggacgttatttatttatttgtttatttatttgtttatttatttgtggtaTAGAATATGATAGTCATTAAATggtaattttaattattaagcaataagtaagtaaataatttagaatattttgaatatagtCATATTAGAAGAACTATTGATTCTTTcataaaaaggataaaaaaaataatggattataaaattaaaataaaaaattacagatCATTTATGTACATAAGACATCTTAAGGCACAAATATTATCAAAATTTGTATTACTGTAAGTAACACCCAAGCAACATttgggtagttgacaaatgacccagaaaaagtacttttttttggaaagcataattttttaagaaaaaatacatataaatacatatatatttgtggagtatgaaaactgcagtttcagaaaatagtaccggtcactcattttgtcaatgaccacatatttttttcactttttcactcaacaatactgtaaatgtgtactatggtgtgacatttaaaaagtactaagaaattatattaaataacataaaataaatacagacagaattgagacagaattgttcacattattaaaacattattttcttaaagtgatatttattttacatgaaagtactaattagaatcattttcaccatgaatagatgaatggtgtcacaccaaaggacaaaaaaaacttgacaacttcagtggtcttaaaacatagttaaatatttaaacaattctgagagaaatacttaccatgtgcacttctcatggccttcataggggtcttcagtcacatgaccttgagtggggtctttcaattaaatgtatttgtccatgatattgcccaaattaaaattaggtttttgcataacaggaaaggacatttttttctgtgacacactttatgaaattcctacacttttagaaatgtatgtatatgaaaagtgatggccacttagtgaaatagacaggagtgttcattaagatttttaaacattattttctttatttataaaatgtaatatttatgaaataatgttgtctaccgtcacaccataggacaattttgagatttggctcaaagttctaaaaaaactaacaataacttgggtatcaaaacaacaaattcatataaaacaggaaaatgtttaaccatttacagtattctaaattatgaaaatgtgaaataaattatgttttatcttctgtgacagtgaaaaagccatgtcacgtcaactacccatttacagtttagtaaatgttttttgtgtgttattttttgttgCACCTCTaatatacagtcgtatgcaaaagtttcggaacccctgacaatttccataattttcatttataaatatgtggGTGTtaggatcagcaatttcattttcatctatcaaataactgaaggacgcagtaatatttcagtagtgaaatgaggtttattggattaacagaaaatgtgcaatatgcatcaaaacgatattagacaggtgcataaatttgggcactcttgccattttgttgatttgaacaCCTGTAACTAATTAGCATTGATTAATTGGAATGCACAATTGGTCTAAATTACTAACTACGACTGTACTTAGTGATATACACATTCTGTCCAGTTTATTTGGAACTCAATAGGCGATTCTGGGCTACAACAGGAACAAAAGCAGAGTACTGTATTCCAGTCTTGtgagccaagaacaggaatcacagatattataaaaaatgggggatgtggtagctcagtggtaaaggtgttcggaaggttatgggttcgaaGGTCATGGttttggaaggtcatgggtttgaacacATAACCTGAGCCATATTCAATGCAATATGAATAGATGTCATATGTGCATTAAtctcttaattttttttgtgcattacattaatgttaaaaGATAAATAGTTGTCTAAGGCACCTACAAGCTAAGTGATGCgacttttcatttctttttagtgATGGTAGAGGATTTGTGTCACCTTGTCAGTCATAACAACttatttttagttcattttCTCCAACATTCTGTTTCATATTGTGGCAAAATGGGAAAAGTGAGAGCAGCGAGGTTTCAGACAAACGCAGCATGTGCATATCCTCTGATCAGAAAACATGAAACAGCAGCTTTTGGTGTTCATTTTGGTAAGCCTGCAAAAACTAATAGTGGCCACATACTGTTGCATCAAAACAATGcgaaaaatactaaaataaagcatttgcATGAAAATGGTTGTGATGGAAACTTGTTACACCTGCTGTGAGAGTGgtttatatatattactgaTCTGCTgctattttgtattatttgtgaTTTTAATGTGCATGAGATTTTGTTACCAAGATATTTCTGCTCAATTATATGAGGTTATAAAATGGCATTATTTCTGTtactttttttgttaaacataaCTTATTAAATGTacttgcttgatttttttttatgattgtttaaattatgggggcacggtggcttagtgggtagcaacATTCGCCtctcacctccagggtcggggttcggcctccgccttgtgtgtgtggagtttgcatgttctccccgtgcctcgggggtttcctccgggtactccggtttcctcccccggtccaaagacatgcatggtagtttgattggcatctctggaaaattgtccgtagtgtgtgatcgcgtgagtgaatgagagtgtgtgtgttccctgcgatgggttgtcactccgtgcagggtgtatcccgccttgatgtccgatgacgcctgggataggcacaggctccccgtgacccgaggtagctcggataagcggtagaaaatgagtgagtgagagtgtttacATTATGGGAATACTTGAATGATGTAGacattgagacaatgtctattgtaaaaagcgctatacaaataaacttgaattgaattgaattgaatgtatatttttttcatttccaatTGTATATTTTAGTGTCATCACTCTTAGTGGACTAATAATGTGTTAGCTATGCCTCAAGTCTCAGATATTGGGATGTAAGTCATTAAAGAATGAACACAGCAGAAAGTACACTTGATGTTTATTCCTTCATTGGAAATCATCTCATAAGTGTACTCTGTTTGATGATTGAGAAATGAGTCCTGTTTATCTCCCACCAGTGAACTTTATTATTCAATTAATAATGTTACACAGTTCTCAaacatctctgtgttttattAGTATGATGTAAACTACGTTTTATCGGTGTAGCCAAGGGTCCGCTATTGGGAGCCAAGGATTTACACCTTgacattaaaattttattcacATCACCGCAGGTACCAACTTTGGAGATGTGCTTGGCACAAGTGGCTAATCTTTTCCCTTTGGAAAAATTTACACATGATTTACAGAACAAATCCGAATTATTCTGGCTGACACGGGCCCCTTTGTGGGATTTACTTGAACAAGCATGACCCCAACCCTGACCTGTTTTGGTTTGCCCTTAGCTTTTCAATATTCACTCTCATATTAACAATACATCgttgttatattgttattaatatgtttgaatgtatgctgtgtgtgctgactgattgttgttttgtttaaggTTTAATAAGAAATcaataaaactataataataataaaataataaatcacaataTATATGATAATGTTTGAAATGATCAGAGTTATATATTACTGAATTCAGGGTTAAAGTAATAAACAGTTACTCAAAAATAGGTAGTGAAAAAATATGTAGTCAAATTGAATCTTATGACAATTTAAAAAGAGCTTTAAACCACAAGAGTTTTTCTAGAAAACCGCAATGCAAAAACAAATTTGTGACGCAGTTGTGATGTAATTTCCTCGGATCCTCCTTTAAAATCCCATCTATAAATTGAAAACTATGAGAGACACTACAGAGATTAACTTTGGACTCCAGTGATACAGGAGCGACATGGAAAACGGAGTACAGGAACAACCTCTGTAAGCGTCTCATacttttatataatgtatattattcttatatattatatacacattacatttaccATCTTAACGTtttaacagtgagtgtgtaaaccGGTAGAAGGAAACAGAGCACTTGTCACCAGACCTAGTTGTTATTAGAGACTGTAAACAGTTTACaaagtattgttattgttacaaaGTCATGTGTAAGAAGAACACAGCTTGGTGTTTTTctggttatttatatatactgtatgtaaatattacaGACCTGACTCTTGTCTGGGTGAGTCTTTAAATCACGGAAGTGAAATGTcgcgtatttatttatttgtttgtttgtttaaatgtattaataatgtataGATCTATTGGATAACTCGAAACgtctgaattgtgtgtgtgtgtgtgtgtgtgtgtgtgtgtgtgtgtgtgtgtgtgtgtgtgtgtgtgcgcgcgcgcgcgcgcgtctctgtgtatgcgtgtgtgtgtgcgtgtgtgtgtgcgcgcgtgtatgtgtgtatggatgtgtgtgtgcgcgcgtgtatgtgtgtatgggtgtgtgtgtgtatgtgtgtgtatgtgtgtattcgccgcgcgcgcttgtgtgtgtgtgtgtgtgtgtgtgagtgagagagagagagagagagagagagagagagagagcgcgcgtgtgtgtgtgtttcacttcaATCTGCTTTAATGGCTGTTGGATTTGCCCGGACACATCA encodes the following:
- the LOC113645790 gene encoding apoptosis facilitator Bcl-2-like protein 14 gives rise to the protein MFPADSLEYKLLLRYVQKKIDSHPTQSNSVGEVKAPTHPQKHHKTQKNKKRKFLKIISCIRPEREDEDCVTRPPHRQPATAGSSDSDQEEVEQIVNKLTKLTDKVHFKSTDIETDGDDLVEELVELLREHGDKLNEKIKKDHMLMKQLQDSLSYGFFKKLARSFIHRLSPEELPATQSRKQAEIAITFELTSRLNAMDSHPMNRVLGFGATYLQDYFTPWVNQQGGYEKVFSTDSDAKEEVE